The bacterium DNA segment CATTTCAGTTGACCCACGAACACACATTGTACGCAGGCATCACATGCATCCCGCATCATTACAGAAGGCATTTAAAATAGCAGTCGGTAAAGCAGGAATCCCAAAATTTGCATCTATACATGCTTTAAGGCACAGTTTTGCCACACACCTTTTGGAAAACGGATATGATATAAGAACAATTCAGGAATTGCTTGGGCATAGCAACCTGCAAACCACAATGATTTATACACATATTGCTACAAAAAATATTCTGGGTGTGCAAAGCCCCCTGGACAAACAATTATGATTTACCCCCAGACCAAACCAACTAACTCAAATGGTTCAAACAGCAGTAAACATTCTAAAAATCCGCCTAATAGTGATAATTCATCTGATAGACGGTTTGGTGCAGGGGTTTACAACAAAATCGTTGAATCGGTTTACGCGTTTGCCGGCAGTGTTTCAAAATATGACGCTTGGCAAAAGTATAAGGTCCTTTTGAAAAACCAGTGGCTCTCTCGGGAGGAAATCGAAAAGCTCCAGTGGAAAAAACTAAAGGCCATCCTTGATTATTCATACAGAACGGTCCCTTTTTATAAAAACAAATTCGACCGCGCGGGCATAAAACCGGAGGACATCAATACCCCCGCGGACATGCTTCTTATTCCAATTACGACAAAAGAAGAACTTATGGAAGAAAAGATGCCGCTCAACCCGGATTTAAAAGCGGAGGGTCTTGAATGGATAAAAACCTCGGGCACCACGGGAACTCCGCTAAACTGGCCTTTTGATGTTAAAACTTACAGTATAAAATACGCCCTCTTTCTGCGCGGATTAAACTATACGGGATGGCAACCCGGCGATAAAATCGCGAGCCTCTGGTGGCACACACATTCAAGCTACGGGAATGAATCCTTTTCAAAAATCAAAAAATTCGCTTATTTTTTCGGACACCGCAGGGTGCTCTTTCCGCCGATAACGAGGGATTCCACTGATGCCGATCCGCGTTTATTAAAATATATATATGACAATCTTGCCTCATCACCGCCAAAAGTTTTTGAAACATCAACCGACAGCCTGCTCATGTTTGGTTATTTTATGGAAGAAAACGGGCTTAAGCCCCTTAAGATAGAGAACATCATTTCAATCGGCTTATTGACAGACGCTATCCGTGAAAAATTAAAAAAATATTTCCAGGGGGAAATTTTCAACCGCTACGGGCCTCATGAAATGGAAGGCATCGGCCATGACTGCTCCCGGCATGAAGGGCTTCATCTTTCGGCGGATTCGTATTATTTTGAATGCATGAGGGGCGGCAAACCGGCAAAACCGGGCGAATGCGGGAACTTTGTAATTACGGATCTTGATAATTATACTCAGCCTTTTATACGCTATAAAATCGGGGACAGAGGTTCTTTTTCCCAAAAAATGTGCCCCTGCGGCAGGGGACTGCCTTTGATTAATTACCTTGAAGGAAGGAGCGCGGATTTTGTCATTAATGAAACATGCCGGAAAATCAGCCCGCGCCAAATCCTGGAATTTTTCGGGAATTATCATGAGGTAAAATTCTTCCAGCTTATACAGGACGGTTTAATTAAATTTAAATTGTTTCTTATTGTTAAAAATGAGGTATATTTAGAAGCGGACAAAATTAAACAGGGTTTAAAGCGCGTTCTTGGAAATTCTGCTGACATTGAGATAATTTTTACAAAATCCATCTCCGCTGAACCGTCGGGGAAGTTCAGGTGGGTGAAAAGGGAAATATAAAAATTATGCAAAAAAGAGAAGTAAGTCTATTTTTTTCAGGAGGAACGGACTCCACGGCAACAAGTATCCTGGCATTAAACAACTACGATAAAGTCCACCTCCTGACCTTTGACCGGGGGATAAAATACGGCATGGGGCAGGTCGATAAGACATGCAAACGGGCTGAAGATCTTATTCAAAAATACGGAAAAGACAGATTCACCCATAGTGTGATTTATATCGGAGACATATTCCGTGAAATCTTTATTGACAATTTCGCCCATGATCTTAAAATTTATAAAACACACCTTATGGCCCTGGTATGCCTCGCGTGCAGGATCGCTATGCACGCAAAGGCCATTTTGTATAATCTTAAAAATAAAGTCCCTGATATTATTGACGGCTCAAACCAGGAACAGGCCTTTGAACAAATGCCGGAATTACTGCGGGAATACGCGCTTTTTGATGGTGAATTTGGCATTAATTACACAAACCCTATTTTTTGTTTTTCTGATAAAGACAAACGGCAGGAAATACTTTACGAAGCGGGCTTAAGCAAAAACCGCAAATTTAAATATGCCTTGTTCGGCGGGACGTCCGACGGGATAATTTTCCATCCCACCCAGCCTGCGTGTATTTTTTCGCCTTTCATGGGGGCTTACGGCAGGTATCTGTATCATCTTTTTGAAGATACGACAGAGGAAAAAGAGCGCCGGATCGCCGTGGAATACTGCAGGAAAAAAAAGGAAATCGCAAGAAAATTCGTTAACTTTTCACTTTCAACTTTAAACTTATAACTGGAGC contains these protein-coding regions:
- a CDS encoding 7-cyano-7-deazaguanine synthase, with product MQKREVSLFFSGGTDSTATSILALNNYDKVHLLTFDRGIKYGMGQVDKTCKRAEDLIQKYGKDRFTHSVIYIGDIFREIFIDNFAHDLKIYKTHLMALVCLACRIAMHAKAILYNLKNKVPDIIDGSNQEQAFEQMPELLREYALFDGEFGINYTNPIFCFSDKDKRQEILYEAGLSKNRKFKYALFGGTSDGIIFHPTQPACIFSPFMGAYGRYLYHLFEDTTEEKERRIAVEYCRKKKEIARKFVNFSLSTLNL